A genomic stretch from Mycobacterium paraterrae includes:
- the stf0 gene encoding trehalose 2-sulfotransferase has translation MTDHPTAYLVLASQRSGSTLLVESLRATGVAGEPQEFFQYLPTTSQSPQPREWFAGVDDESILSLLDPLDEGKPDLAPPEIWRDYIRTVGRTPNGVWGGKLMWNQTPLLLDRAAGLPDRSGEGLLSAIRDVVGQDPLLVYVYRPDVVSQAVSFWRAVQTRVWRGRPDPVRDARATYHAGAIAHVITMLRGQEEGWRNWFAEENVKPLEIPYPVLWRNLTQVVGDILESLGLDRGLAPDPVLERQADKRSDEWVDRYREDAEKEGLPL, from the coding sequence GTGACAGATCACCCGACCGCGTACCTGGTGCTGGCCTCTCAGCGAAGCGGCAGCACCCTCCTCGTGGAGTCGTTGCGCGCGACGGGTGTGGCTGGCGAGCCCCAGGAGTTCTTCCAGTACCTTCCGACCACCAGCCAGTCGCCGCAACCGCGCGAATGGTTCGCCGGTGTCGACGACGAATCGATCCTGAGCCTGCTCGACCCGCTCGACGAGGGCAAGCCCGACCTCGCCCCGCCGGAGATCTGGCGCGACTACATCCGCACCGTCGGACGGACCCCGAACGGTGTGTGGGGCGGCAAGCTGATGTGGAACCAGACACCGCTGCTGCTCGACCGCGCCGCCGGCCTGCCTGATCGGTCGGGCGAGGGACTGCTCTCCGCGATCCGCGACGTCGTCGGCCAAGACCCACTGCTCGTCTACGTCTACCGGCCGGATGTGGTGTCGCAAGCGGTGTCGTTCTGGCGAGCGGTACAGACACGGGTCTGGCGCGGACGGCCCGACCCTGTGCGCGACGCCCGAGCCACCTACCACGCGGGCGCCATCGCGCACGTGATCACGATGCTGCGCGGTCAGGAAGAGGGCTGGCGCAACTGGTTCGCCGAGGAGAACGTGAAGCCGCTGGAGATTCCCTATCCGGTGTTGTGGCGCAACCTCACTCAGGTGGTCGGTGACATTCTCGAGTCCCTGGGGCTGGATCGCGGTCTGGCACCCGACCCGGTGCTGGAACGCCAGGCCGATAAGCGTTCCGACGAATGGGTAGACCGGTATCGCGAAGACGCCGAGAAAGAGGGGTTGCCGCTGTGA
- the cysD gene encoding sulfate adenylyltransferase subunit CysD → MTASVETTHVDELRLLEAEAVHIIREVVAELERPVLLFSAGKDSIVLLRLAEKAFRPLPLPFPVMHVDTGHNFPEVIEFRDRRVSDHGHKLIVASVQESIDKGRVPDPGPRASRNRAQTRTLLDALEAGEFDAAFGGARRDEERARAKERILSFRDEFGQWDPRAQRPEPWSLYNGRIKKGEQVRVFPLSNWTELDVWRYIELEGLEIPSIYYAHEREVFERDGILLAVSEYTSPEEDERAATEWVRYRTVGDLTITGAVRSRATDISGVITEISAATVSERGETRADDRTSAAAMEDRKREGYF, encoded by the coding sequence GTGACCGCATCCGTTGAGACCACGCACGTCGACGAATTGCGGCTGCTGGAAGCCGAAGCCGTGCACATCATCCGCGAGGTGGTCGCCGAACTCGAGCGCCCCGTGCTGCTGTTCTCGGCCGGCAAAGATTCCATCGTCCTACTTCGATTGGCGGAGAAGGCTTTCCGGCCACTACCCCTGCCGTTCCCCGTCATGCACGTCGACACCGGGCACAACTTCCCCGAGGTGATCGAGTTCCGCGACCGCCGGGTCAGCGACCACGGCCACAAGCTGATCGTCGCCTCGGTTCAGGAATCGATCGACAAAGGCCGCGTACCGGATCCGGGTCCACGTGCGTCGCGCAACCGGGCGCAGACCCGCACGCTGCTCGACGCGCTCGAGGCCGGCGAATTCGACGCCGCGTTCGGGGGTGCCCGCCGCGACGAGGAACGCGCCCGCGCCAAGGAGCGGATCCTGAGCTTCCGCGACGAATTCGGCCAGTGGGATCCCCGCGCCCAGCGCCCCGAGCCGTGGTCGTTGTACAACGGCCGTATCAAGAAGGGTGAACAGGTCCGGGTGTTTCCACTGAGCAACTGGACCGAGCTCGACGTATGGCGATACATCGAGCTGGAAGGCCTTGAAATACCGTCGATTTACTACGCGCACGAGCGTGAGGTCTTCGAACGCGACGGCATCCTGCTGGCCGTGTCGGAGTACACCAGCCCGGAGGAGGACGAGCGAGCCGCGACGGAGTGGGTCCGCTACCGGACCGTCGGCGACCTGACGATCACCGGCGCGGTGCGTTCACGTGCCACCGACATCAGCGGAGTGATCACCGAGATTTCCGCGGCGACGGTCTCCGAGCGCGGCGAGACGCGCGCCGACGACCGTACCTCCGCCGCCGCCATGGAGGACCGCAAGCGAGAGGGCTACTTCTGA
- the cysC gene encoding adenylyl-sulfate kinase, whose protein sequence is MTRQLLRIATAGSVDDGKSTLIGRLLHDTDSLPLDHLEAVTDEEGVADLAALSDGLRAEREQGITIDVAYRFFSTESRSYILADTPGHERYTRNMFTGASNAHVAILLVDARAGVLRQTRRHARIAKLLGIKHFVATVNKIDLVDFDQKRFTEVETELQQLAARLGNIEITVIPIAAKLGDNVVHASENTPWYHGPTLLDYLESIELTAPQAEPARLRLPIQWVSRPTDEQRRRYTGRLAAGTLSVGDPVISLPAGTRSTVTALDTLDDERTTGVAPLSVSIELADDIDVGRGDVLVSGAEEASLPVLARELHATVCWFVDTPLRAGDRLALKQTSNSVRTTVQELHSRLDPETLDELDQPVELALNDIGTVTLRTSSIVIADPYNDNRDSGAFILIDETTNDTVGAGTIIEAREIKPGTHSRTDIRWHPSALDRDHRWQATGQAGATIWFTGLPASGKSTIAVAVERALVESGRTAYLLDGDNLRHGLSDDLGFSPGDRTENIRRVGHLTRLLADAGVVALASLVSPLKSDRETARALNDAAGLPFIEVHVATSLAECEKRDPKGLYKRARSGELKGLTGVDAPYEAPEDADLVLDTAGADTDELAAQVIALLDKRSPRPLS, encoded by the coding sequence ATGACACGCCAACTGCTGCGCATCGCCACCGCGGGATCGGTCGACGACGGCAAGAGCACCCTGATCGGACGGTTGCTGCACGACACCGACAGCCTGCCGCTCGACCACCTGGAAGCGGTCACCGACGAGGAAGGTGTCGCCGACCTCGCGGCATTGTCCGACGGCCTGCGCGCCGAACGCGAACAAGGCATCACCATCGATGTGGCTTACCGCTTCTTCTCCACCGAAAGCCGCAGCTACATCCTCGCCGACACTCCGGGTCACGAGCGTTACACCCGCAATATGTTCACCGGCGCCTCCAATGCACACGTGGCTATCTTGCTGGTCGACGCCCGCGCCGGCGTGCTGCGGCAGACCCGGCGCCACGCGCGGATCGCAAAGCTGTTGGGCATCAAGCACTTTGTCGCGACCGTGAACAAGATCGACCTGGTCGACTTCGACCAGAAACGGTTCACCGAGGTCGAGACCGAACTTCAGCAGCTGGCCGCCCGACTGGGCAACATCGAGATCACTGTGATTCCGATCGCGGCGAAGCTCGGAGACAACGTCGTGCACGCCTCCGAGAACACCCCGTGGTACCACGGGCCGACGCTGCTGGACTACCTGGAAAGCATCGAATTGACTGCGCCGCAGGCCGAGCCGGCACGATTGCGCCTGCCAATCCAGTGGGTCTCGCGGCCGACCGACGAGCAACGGCGTCGCTACACCGGACGCTTGGCGGCAGGCACGCTGTCGGTAGGCGACCCAGTAATTTCGCTGCCCGCCGGGACCCGCTCGACGGTCACCGCGCTCGACACGCTCGACGACGAGCGCACCACCGGTGTTGCGCCGCTGTCGGTGTCGATCGAACTGGCCGACGACATCGACGTGGGTCGCGGCGACGTGCTGGTCAGCGGTGCCGAGGAGGCATCGCTGCCGGTGCTGGCCCGCGAATTGCATGCGACCGTGTGCTGGTTCGTCGACACTCCGCTGCGAGCCGGAGATCGGCTGGCACTCAAGCAAACCAGCAACAGCGTCCGCACCACCGTGCAGGAGCTGCACTCACGGCTGGATCCCGAAACGCTCGACGAGCTCGACCAGCCGGTCGAGCTGGCGCTCAACGATATCGGCACCGTCACCCTACGGACCAGCTCGATCGTCATCGCGGACCCGTACAACGACAACCGGGACAGCGGCGCATTCATCCTGATCGACGAGACCACCAACGACACCGTCGGCGCCGGCACCATCATCGAGGCGCGCGAGATCAAGCCCGGCACTCACTCGCGCACCGACATCCGTTGGCATCCCTCGGCATTGGACCGCGATCACCGCTGGCAGGCCACCGGCCAGGCCGGCGCGACAATTTGGTTCACCGGCCTGCCCGCCTCCGGCAAATCGACCATCGCGGTCGCGGTGGAGCGTGCGCTGGTCGAGTCCGGGCGAACGGCGTATCTGCTCGACGGCGACAATCTGCGGCACGGCCTCTCCGATGATCTCGGGTTCTCCCCCGGCGATCGCACGGAAAACATCAGGCGGGTCGGTCATTTGACGCGTCTGCTCGCCGACGCCGGTGTGGTGGCGTTGGCGTCGCTGGTATCTCCGCTGAAATCGGACCGCGAGACCGCGCGCGCCCTCAACGACGCGGCCGGGCTGCCCTTCATCGAGGTGCACGTCGCCACGTCGCTGGCCGAATGCGAAAAGCGGGACCCGAAAGGGCTTTACAAGCGGGCGCGCAGTGGCGAGCTCAAAGGTCTCACCGGAGTCGACGCACCCTACGAGGCGCCCGAGGACGCTGACCTCGTCCTCGACACCGCCGGCGCCGACACTGACGAGCTGGCCGCGCAGGTGATTGCTTTGCTCGACAAGCGCAGTCCGCGACCGTTGAGCTAG
- a CDS encoding alpha/beta hydrolase: protein MGTANGYRPLSKRGYLSMYAFSFGVFASELPLQVIAAQFALLAAVTRKLSPHARKFSWLISALSWLGLLNLNRIGQQSTVPLTAALDAGLGPDRRTQSSDLWKRPAGAGTAKSPGVLRMARIYSDYAHDTNIPYGEHGARNHLDIWRRPDLDRGGKAPVLLQVPGGAWMVGSKRQQAYPLMSHLAELGWVCVAINYRLSPRSTWPDQIVDVKRALAWTKEHIAEYGGDPDWVAITGGSAGGHLSSLAAVTQNDPRFQPGFEDADTSVRAAVPFYGLYDFNREEAVHPLMAPMLGKYVFKMGRRDIAEAFREASPINHVSADAPPFFVLHGTNDSLIPVEQGRAFSARLREVSQQPVVYAELPYAQHAFDIFGSARAGHAAIAVEQFLAEIYAKTKVLV, encoded by the coding sequence ATGGGCACGGCCAACGGCTACCGGCCGCTGAGTAAGCGCGGCTATCTCTCGATGTACGCGTTCAGTTTCGGGGTATTCGCGTCCGAGTTGCCGCTGCAGGTGATCGCCGCTCAGTTCGCGTTGCTGGCCGCGGTCACGCGAAAACTCTCGCCGCATGCGCGGAAGTTCAGCTGGCTGATATCGGCGCTGTCCTGGTTGGGGCTACTCAACCTGAACCGCATCGGTCAACAGTCGACGGTGCCGTTGACAGCGGCGCTGGACGCCGGGCTGGGTCCCGACCGCCGCACCCAGTCGTCGGACTTATGGAAGCGACCGGCGGGTGCGGGAACGGCCAAGTCACCGGGCGTGCTCCGAATGGCGCGCATCTACAGCGATTACGCGCACGACACCAACATCCCCTACGGCGAGCACGGCGCGCGCAATCATCTCGACATCTGGCGACGGCCCGACCTGGATCGCGGCGGCAAGGCGCCGGTGCTATTGCAGGTGCCCGGCGGCGCGTGGATGGTGGGAAGCAAACGGCAGCAGGCGTATCCGTTGATGAGCCATCTGGCCGAACTGGGCTGGGTGTGTGTCGCGATCAACTACCGGCTCAGCCCGCGGTCGACGTGGCCGGACCAGATTGTCGACGTCAAACGGGCGTTGGCGTGGACCAAGGAGCACATCGCCGAATACGGAGGCGACCCGGATTGGGTCGCGATCACCGGTGGCTCGGCCGGCGGGCACCTGTCATCGCTGGCGGCGGTCACGCAGAACGACCCGCGGTTCCAGCCAGGATTCGAGGACGCCGATACCAGCGTGCGGGCCGCGGTTCCGTTCTATGGTCTCTACGACTTCAACCGTGAAGAGGCGGTCCACCCGCTGATGGCGCCGATGCTCGGCAAGTACGTCTTCAAGATGGGGCGTCGCGACATAGCGGAAGCCTTCCGGGAAGCGTCGCCGATCAACCACGTATCTGCTGACGCACCACCATTTTTCGTGCTACACGGGACGAACGACTCGTTGATTCCCGTCGAGCAGGGTCGGGCGTTCAGCGCCCGGCTGCGTGAAGTCAGCCAACAGCCGGTGGTGTACGCCGAACTACCTTACGCGCAGCACGCTTTCGACATTTTCGGGTCGGCGCGGGCCGGCCACGCCGCGATTGCCGTCGAGCAGTTCCTCGCCGAGATCTACGCGAAGACCAAGGTTTTGGTCTAG
- a CDS encoding HNH endonuclease signature motif containing protein — translation MRSSSREDVVEGLDALRAVMKRTLDLGFDALTTPERLNVLESFEVFRRQLPAVEHELINELGHEDQAVLGGKLPAVLADRLRISRSEASRRIHEAADLGERRALNGEVLAPVLPATAAAQRRGDLSVAHVAVIRSFWQRIPDVVDVGTRARAEEELAYRATEHRPDALSKLADRLMDCLNPDGDFSDVDRAKRRGVTIGRQDIDGMSKISGYLTPEARATWDAVFAKLAAPGMCNPNDAEPCISGTPSQDAIQGDTRGAHQRTHDALLTAGRALLASGDLGQHNGLPTSIIVTTTLQELEAGAGRGLTAGGTLLPMSDVIRLAQHAHHYLAIFDKGKALALYHSKRLATPAQRLVLIARDRGCTFPSCDISGYHCQVHHDNPYRTNPISDVNHMTLTCPPNHALTEQGWTTRKNSRGETEWIPPPHLDRGQPRTNTYHHPEKLLQNGDDDEAA, via the coding sequence ATGCGTTCGAGTAGTCGTGAGGATGTCGTCGAGGGTCTCGACGCGCTGCGCGCTGTCATGAAACGCACCCTGGACCTCGGGTTCGACGCGTTGACCACCCCCGAGCGGCTCAACGTCCTGGAAAGCTTCGAGGTGTTCCGCCGGCAGCTGCCCGCCGTCGAGCACGAGCTGATCAACGAGCTGGGCCACGAAGACCAGGCGGTGCTGGGTGGGAAACTACCCGCGGTGCTGGCCGACCGGCTCCGGATCAGCCGTTCAGAGGCGTCCCGCCGTATCCACGAAGCCGCCGATTTGGGCGAGCGGCGGGCCTTGAACGGTGAGGTGTTGGCGCCGGTGTTGCCGGCGACCGCCGCCGCCCAACGCCGTGGGGATCTGAGCGTGGCCCATGTGGCGGTGATCCGCTCGTTTTGGCAACGCATCCCCGACGTTGTTGATGTCGGCACCCGCGCACGCGCCGAAGAGGAGCTGGCTTACCGCGCCACCGAGCACCGCCCCGACGCGTTGTCGAAACTGGCCGACCGGCTGATGGACTGCCTCAACCCCGACGGCGACTTCTCTGATGTGGATCGGGCTAAGCGCCGCGGCGTGACGATCGGTCGCCAGGACATCGACGGCATGAGCAAGATCAGCGGCTATTTGACCCCGGAGGCGCGGGCCACCTGGGATGCGGTGTTCGCCAAACTCGCCGCACCCGGCATGTGCAACCCCAACGACGCTGAACCCTGCATCTCCGGTACCCCGTCGCAGGACGCGATCCAAGGCGACACCCGCGGCGCCCACCAACGCACCCACGACGCCCTGCTCACCGCCGGGCGCGCCCTACTAGCCTCCGGCGACCTCGGCCAACACAACGGGCTACCCACCAGCATCATCGTCACCACCACACTGCAAGAACTCGAAGCCGGCGCCGGGCGGGGTTTGACCGCCGGCGGCACCCTGCTACCGATGTCCGATGTCATCCGGCTGGCCCAACACGCGCATCACTACCTGGCCATCTTCGACAAAGGGAAAGCCCTGGCGCTCTATCACAGCAAACGCCTGGCCACACCCGCCCAACGACTCGTCCTCATCGCCAGAGATCGCGGCTGCACCTTCCCCAGCTGCGACATCTCGGGCTACCACTGCCAGGTCCACCACGACAACCCCTACCGCACCAACCCCATCAGCGACGTCAACCACATGACCCTCACATGTCCCCCCAACCACGCCCTCACCGAACAAGGCTGGACCACCCGCAAAAACAGTCGCGGCGAAACCGAATGGATCCCACCACCCCACCTCGACCGCGGCCAACCCCGCACCAACACCTACCACCACCCCGAAAAACTCCTCCAAAACGGAGACGACGACGAAGCCGCCTAA
- a CDS encoding flavin-containing monooxygenase yields MAQRRDPRIVIIGAGMSGIAAGHVLRQSGFHDFTIVEKGSDVGGVWHWNRYPGLRCDVPSYGYQFAFAPKPDWGHVWATGDEIQRYHRDLIDDLQLRSHLRLNCEVTEAVFTGGRWRLSTADGGRLDADFVIAATGVLHQPFIPDFPGLDSFAGPVVHTARWTNIKTRGKRVGVIGTGSTGVQVFSALQPDAAHITHFARTPQWVMWMPMRMPQPRIVGHLLRRLPRQDKTVRLSQFIGSDYLTDLVIRPTWRRRAAQRYGAMCLRVLVRDKKLRARLRPDYQPFCKRQVLSGDYYRRIGKPNASFVSEAIVEITKTGVRTADGVHHELDVLVLATGFAAHNYMRPMAVRGRDGLSIDDAWAKGPRAWGMTAIPGFPNLFMVLGPNSPTGSMSLQHTAELTARYIAKWLNRFRDGEINAVEVTEEATDRFADEVAEAMVPTVWNTGCNSWYFADDNHIDLWPFDRKRLTRMLTQPQDADYILT; encoded by the coding sequence ATGGCCCAACGGCGGGATCCACGAATCGTCATCATCGGCGCCGGCATGTCTGGGATCGCCGCAGGTCATGTGCTGCGGCAGTCCGGCTTCCACGACTTCACCATTGTGGAGAAAGGCTCGGACGTCGGCGGTGTCTGGCATTGGAACCGCTACCCCGGCCTGCGCTGCGACGTGCCGTCTTACGGCTACCAATTCGCGTTCGCACCGAAGCCCGACTGGGGCCACGTCTGGGCGACGGGTGACGAGATCCAGCGCTATCACCGCGACCTGATCGACGATCTGCAGCTGCGGTCCCACCTGCGGCTCAACTGCGAAGTCACCGAGGCGGTGTTCACCGGCGGCCGATGGCGGCTAAGCACCGCCGACGGCGGCCGACTCGACGCGGACTTCGTCATCGCCGCCACCGGAGTCCTGCACCAGCCGTTCATCCCCGACTTTCCCGGCCTCGACTCGTTCGCCGGTCCGGTGGTGCACACCGCGCGCTGGACCAACATCAAGACCCGAGGCAAGCGAGTCGGCGTCATCGGCACCGGTTCGACTGGTGTGCAGGTCTTTTCGGCGTTACAACCTGACGCGGCCCACATCACCCACTTCGCCCGCACGCCTCAATGGGTGATGTGGATGCCGATGAGAATGCCGCAACCACGCATCGTCGGCCACCTACTCCGACGACTACCAAGGCAGGACAAGACGGTCAGGCTGTCGCAGTTCATCGGCTCCGACTATCTGACCGACCTGGTCATCCGGCCCACGTGGCGGCGCCGGGCGGCTCAGCGCTACGGGGCGATGTGCCTACGAGTCTTGGTGCGCGACAAGAAACTTCGGGCCCGGCTGAGACCGGATTACCAGCCGTTCTGCAAGCGTCAGGTGCTCTCCGGCGACTACTACCGCCGCATCGGCAAGCCGAATGCGAGCTTCGTCAGCGAGGCCATTGTCGAGATCACCAAGACCGGTGTGCGGACCGCCGACGGCGTTCACCATGAACTCGACGTGCTCGTGCTGGCCACCGGCTTCGCCGCGCACAACTACATGCGACCGATGGCGGTGCGCGGCCGCGATGGGTTGTCGATCGACGACGCGTGGGCCAAGGGCCCACGGGCTTGGGGCATGACTGCGATTCCCGGATTCCCGAACCTCTTCATGGTGCTGGGCCCCAACTCGCCCACCGGGTCCATGTCGCTGCAGCACACCGCCGAGTTGACCGCCCGCTATATCGCCAAGTGGCTGAACCGCTTTCGCGACGGTGAAATCAACGCCGTCGAGGTCACTGAGGAGGCCACCGATCGCTTCGCCGACGAGGTCGCCGAGGCGATGGTGCCGACCGTGTGGAACACCGGCTGCAACTCATGGTACTTCGCGGACGATAATCACATCGACCTGTGGCCGTTCGACCGGAAGCGGTTGACTCGCATGTTGACTCAGCCCCAGGACGCCGACTACATCTTGACGTAA
- a CDS encoding pseudouridine-5'-phosphate glycosidase yields the protein MQVLPEVADALAAGRPVVALESTIISYGLPRPDNLRVARDIEAAVRAGGAVPATIAIIGGEPHIGLDDAALRHVAESDTVVKVSVRDVAVLAARCGDGATTVASTAHLAATVGISVFATGGLGGVHRGARDTWDESADLMTLSRTGVLVVCAGVKSILDVGATLERLESLNVGVIGYRTDRFPGFYLADSGYPVGWRVETPRQVAEVLHSRRQLGTDRYGLLLANPIAPDDEMDRALHDRVLGDALAAAEAAGVHGKDVTPFLLEFFHRETHGASLAANVALVLSNARLAAEIASADVDAERSDAEERRE from the coding sequence GTGCAGGTCCTTCCCGAGGTGGCTGATGCGCTGGCTGCCGGCAGGCCGGTCGTTGCGCTGGAGAGCACGATCATCAGCTACGGTCTGCCGCGGCCGGATAATCTGCGGGTTGCCCGAGATATCGAGGCGGCGGTGCGCGCGGGCGGGGCTGTACCGGCGACCATCGCGATCATCGGCGGCGAGCCGCACATCGGACTCGACGATGCGGCGCTGCGGCACGTCGCCGAGAGCGACACGGTGGTCAAGGTGAGCGTTCGTGACGTCGCGGTGCTGGCTGCGCGCTGTGGCGACGGTGCGACGACGGTCGCGTCGACCGCGCATTTGGCTGCGACAGTGGGTATTTCAGTATTCGCCACCGGCGGGTTGGGCGGAGTTCATCGGGGTGCGCGCGACACCTGGGACGAGTCCGCGGATCTGATGACGCTGTCGCGGACCGGCGTGCTGGTGGTGTGCGCCGGCGTCAAGTCGATCTTGGATGTCGGGGCCACCCTGGAACGGCTGGAGTCGCTCAATGTCGGGGTGATCGGCTACCGCACCGATCGGTTCCCCGGGTTCTACCTGGCCGATTCCGGCTATCCGGTGGGCTGGCGGGTCGAGACCCCGAGGCAGGTCGCCGAGGTGCTGCACTCCCGGCGTCAGCTGGGCACCGATCGCTATGGGCTGCTGCTTGCCAACCCCATCGCGCCCGACGACGAGATGGACCGCGCGCTGCACGACCGAGTGCTGGGCGATGCGCTGGCTGCCGCCGAGGCGGCGGGCGTGCACGGTAAGGACGTCACGCCGTTCCTGCTCGAGTTTTTTCACCGCGAGACGCACGGCGCATCGCTGGCCGCCAACGTCGCGCTGGTGCTGTCGAATGCAAGGCTGGCGGCGGAGATTGCTTCCGCCGACGTTGATGCAGAGCGAAGCGATGCGGAGGAGCGGCGAGAATAA
- a CDS encoding APC family permease, which yields MTSSAEDQEVPPSFADVIKRVFLGKPLITQELSNERLSNPVALGALSPDAISSTAYGPEQILTELLPHAGLAAFVLLLPIMGVILLILALVAASYRQVVMAYTKAGGSYIVARENFGPKVAQVAAAALLIDYIVTVAVQSAAGTVAVASAVPALGPYSLEITVGVVLLICYLNLRGLREAGLPFAIATYSFVVMILVMIVTGVVRHLVWGLPQYDPGHAVGAVPVHHSSGLVMGATVLVLLRAFANGGSSLTGVEAISNTVNVFRKPQSLNARRVLTAMACILGILLAGVGYLAYATHAAPFLSEYPSVLSQIARAVFGNGVVGDTMYVLVQVSTAAILYTGANTSFNGFPALASFVAEDRFLPRQLMQRGYRLVFSNGILTLAVLSVALLVFTGGSVNALVPFYAIGVFTGFSMAGYGMSKHHLTERERGWQYRLAINFSAAVLSTIVVGIFAVAKFTEGAWLVVVVFPVLVFALIRLNREYRAESAILEAFRTDRPQMTKYARHRVFVCVNSLDLAVLEALRYGKGLRADELVAVHFMIDSDRAAELRKRWDNFELDTRLRVIDCPDRQIVRAVQKLVIKARNEHRDTHVTVLLPRRTYAPVLGRLLHDQTADKISRAVSRVPDAAATIVPYDVQSRIRQAFPDILEQRIASKIEEIEMRIWRGDDEPTEAYEHPEKPAEVIEVGNLVPGRRATVEGRVSQVEDITKRGKTFRWIVLGDDSGDVRVTFQPGHGDDIEPGQVLRVTGKATQSGNNEVAMNDPSYTVTETPEQP from the coding sequence GTGACGTCGTCAGCTGAAGATCAGGAAGTTCCTCCGTCTTTCGCCGACGTAATTAAGCGCGTCTTCCTGGGTAAGCCACTGATCACCCAGGAGCTCTCCAACGAGCGGTTGTCGAATCCCGTTGCGCTGGGGGCGCTTTCGCCTGACGCGATCTCTTCGACCGCCTACGGTCCCGAGCAGATCCTGACCGAACTGCTGCCGCACGCCGGGCTGGCGGCATTCGTTCTGCTGCTGCCGATCATGGGCGTCATCCTGCTGATTCTCGCGCTGGTGGCAGCGTCGTACCGGCAGGTCGTCATGGCCTACACCAAGGCCGGCGGGTCGTACATCGTGGCGCGGGAGAACTTCGGACCAAAGGTGGCACAGGTGGCCGCCGCGGCGCTGTTGATCGACTACATCGTGACGGTGGCGGTGCAGTCGGCGGCAGGCACGGTCGCGGTGGCGTCGGCGGTGCCCGCGCTCGGCCCCTACAGCCTGGAGATCACCGTCGGGGTCGTGCTGTTGATCTGCTATCTGAACTTGCGCGGGTTACGTGAGGCGGGGCTGCCGTTCGCGATCGCCACCTATTCGTTCGTGGTCATGATTCTGGTGATGATCGTGACCGGCGTTGTCCGGCATCTGGTTTGGGGCCTGCCGCAATATGATCCAGGCCATGCCGTCGGGGCGGTTCCGGTGCATCACAGCAGCGGTTTGGTGATGGGCGCGACGGTGCTGGTGCTGTTACGAGCTTTCGCCAATGGTGGCTCGTCGTTGACGGGTGTCGAGGCAATCTCCAATACCGTCAATGTCTTTCGTAAGCCGCAGAGCCTCAACGCGCGCCGTGTACTGACCGCGATGGCCTGCATCCTAGGTATCCTGCTGGCCGGGGTCGGCTATCTCGCCTACGCCACGCACGCTGCGCCGTTCCTCAGTGAATACCCGTCGGTGCTGTCCCAGATCGCCCGCGCGGTATTCGGCAACGGGGTCGTCGGTGACACCATGTACGTGCTAGTCCAGGTGTCGACCGCAGCGATCCTCTACACCGGGGCCAACACCAGCTTCAACGGCTTTCCCGCGCTGGCGAGTTTCGTTGCCGAGGACCGCTTTTTGCCCCGTCAGCTGATGCAGCGCGGGTATCGACTGGTCTTCTCCAACGGCATCCTGACGCTGGCCGTGTTGTCGGTGGCGCTGCTGGTCTTCACCGGCGGATCGGTCAATGCGCTGGTGCCGTTCTACGCGATCGGGGTGTTCACCGGCTTCTCGATGGCCGGTTACGGCATGTCCAAACACCACCTGACCGAGCGCGAGCGTGGCTGGCAGTACCGGTTGGCGATCAACTTCTCCGCGGCGGTGCTGTCGACGATCGTGGTGGGAATCTTCGCCGTCGCCAAGTTCACCGAGGGCGCGTGGCTGGTCGTGGTGGTCTTCCCGGTGTTGGTATTCGCGCTGATCCGGCTCAACCGCGAATACCGGGCCGAGTCGGCGATTCTCGAGGCATTCCGCACCGATCGCCCGCAGATGACCAAGTATGCGCGTCACCGCGTCTTCGTCTGTGTGAACTCGCTGGACCTCGCCGTGCTCGAAGCGCTGCGTTACGGCAAGGGCCTGCGGGCCGACGAGTTGGTCGCGGTGCACTTCATGATCGACTCGGACCGGGCCGCGGAATTGCGGAAGCGTTGGGACAACTTCGAACTCGACACCCGGCTGCGGGTGATCGACTGCCCCGACCGGCAAATCGTTCGCGCGGTGCAGAAGCTGGTGATCAAGGCGCGCAACGAACATCGCGACACCCACGTGACGGTATTGCTGCCGCGGCGGACCTACGCACCGGTGCTCGGACGGCTGCTGCACGACCAGACCGCGGACAAGATCTCGCGTGCCGTCAGCCGCGTGCCGGACGCCGCGGCCACCATCGTTCCCTACGACGTCCAGTCGCGGATCCGGCAGGCCTTCCCGGATATCTTGGAGCAACGCATCGCCTCCAAGATCGAGGAAATCGAGATGCGGATCTGGCGTGGCGACGACGAGCCCACCGAGGCCTACGAGCATCCAGAGAAGCCCGCGGAGGTGATCGAGGTGGGCAACCTGGTTCCGGGACGCCGCGCCACCGTCGAGGGCCGGGTCAGCCAGGTCGAAGACATCACCAAGCGGGGAAAGACATTCCGGTGGATCGTCCTCGGCGACGACAGCGGCGATGTCCGGGTGACATTCCAGCCCGGTCACGGTGACGATATCGAGCCGGGTCAGGTTCTGCGCGTCACCGGGAAGGCAACCCAGAGCGGCAACAACGAAGTGGCGATGAACGACCCGAGCTACACCGTGACCGAGACGCCCGAGCAGCCGTAG